CCGATGCGCTGCGCACGCGGCAGCGTCGCGAGGCCATGGGCGACATGGCGGCCGGGATCGCGCACAACTTCAACAACATGCTCGCCGTGGTGCTCCCCAACCTGCAGATGGCGATGGAGCAGGCGTCGGCGGACCCGGCGTCCGGGGACCTCGTGGAGTTGGTGGGCGATGCAGAACGGGCGGCACGCAGTGCGGCCGATCTGGTGCGTCGCATGCTCGCGCTGGGTCGCGCCGATGCGTCGGATGTGAGCGCGCATGCCGATCTGGTGCCGATCGTCCACGAGGCGCTGCACATCTGCCGCCAGACCTTCGATCGGGGGATCACGATCAGTGCATCCATTCGCGTACCGCGCGCGATGGTGCGGGCGCTGGCCAGCGATCTGCAGCAGGTGGTGCTCAATCTCTGTCTCAATGCGCGCGATGCCCTGGTCGGCGTGCGGAACCCGGTGCTCAGCGTCTCGCTCGAACCGGACGGCCACCACGGCGTGCTGCTGACCGTGCGGGATACGGGCATCGGCATGTCCGAGGCCACGTTGCGACGCATCGGCGAGCCGTTCTTCACCACGAAGCAGCCGGGGCGCGGTACCGGGCTCGGGCTCGCGTCGGCCTTCCACACGATCAGTGAAGCGGGGGGCAGCTGGTCGGTTATGTCCACCGCGGGGGCCGGCACGACGTTTACGGTCCAGCTGCCGGTGGCGGATCTGGCGGAGCCGGTAGGCGCGCGCGCCGAGGCCGAGGCGACGGGGCCGCTGACCGGGACGGTGCTGATCGTGGACGACGAGCCGATGGTGCGGACGGTGTTGGCGCGGCAGATCAGCCGCACCGGGTTGCACGCGGTGGTGGTGGATGGCGCCGAAGCCGCGCTGGAGCGGTTGCGAGCCGGTGTACCGGAGCTGCGAGCGGTCCTGCTCGATCTCTCATGCCCGGCATGTCCGGCGAGGAAGCGCTGCCGCTCATCAAGGTGCTGGTCCCCACGGTGCCGGTCATCGCGTTGTCCGGCTATGTCCCGGAGGACGCCGTGCTCGATCGCGCGTCGGCCATTCTGGCCAAGCCGCTGGGGCAACATCAACTGGAGACGGTGCTGCGTCAGGTGCTCAGCACGCCGGAGGGCTAAATGGACTGGTCCGTCGTCGGGCTCAACTTCCTCTATGCGATCATCGGTGTGGTGCTGATGTTCGTGTCCTACCGCGTGATCGATGCGCTCACCCCGCAGGTGGATTTCGCCGAGGAGCTCAAGAAGGGGAACATCGCGGTGGGGCTGTTCGTCGCGGCGATCTTCATCGCCGTGGCGATCGTGGTGGCTGGCGCGTTGAACTGATGCGCACGCGGCACCTCTGGGGCGCGCTCCTGTTCGTGTCGTCGGCGGCGCAGGCGCAGCCGCGGGCGGCGGCCGATCGATACGACGACGCCTTCCGCAAGGCGGCCAAGCGGCAGTTCGGCCCGGCGTTTGACTGGCGCGTGTTCAAGGCGCAAGGAATGGCGGAGAGCAATATCGACCCCACCGCGCGCAGCGGCGTGGGCGCCCGTGGCGTGATGCAGCTCATGCCGATGACCTTTCGGGAAGTCGCGTCGAAGAATCCCGAGTTGACGC
This DNA window, taken from Gemmatimonadaceae bacterium, encodes the following:
- a CDS encoding DUF350 domain-containing protein, with translation MDWSVVGLNFLYAIIGVVLMFVSYRVIDALTPQVDFAEELKKGNIAVGLFVAAIFIAVAIVVAGALN